In a single window of the Amia ocellicauda isolate fAmiCal2 chromosome 20, fAmiCal2.hap1, whole genome shotgun sequence genome:
- the slc16a9b gene encoding monocarboxylate transporter 9b, which translates to MTPQGSEKVLDGGWAWVIVVVSFLGQFLAYGSPQSVGVLYPAWLDAFQEGKGMTAWVGSLVSGVGLIASPICSACVVNFGARPVTIFSGVMVAGGLMLSAFAPNVQFLFFSYGIVVGIGCGLVYAATVTITCQYFEKRRGLALGIVTTGTSVGGFLYATVQNELIELYGLEGCLLIVGALSLNLMACAGPMRPLQLPGYYLKQKAAFERTEEPLSIKPEKLPVSEEPLKKSLTSVEKGLTVNDMLINGDTKDPLAYERSFLGGSALVKIIKKKQQAYAKYIHTTAELMHDRVFVSLCIGLFLFSLGAFPPVIYMEDVARSLGLIEGIIPLVSIVAIMTGVGKLVLGIMADLRWINSLHLYTFTVFGTGLVLLVIPVAKNYVALAILSGCVGFFSGNWSITPYVTTKIVGIELLTQAYGVLMFFGGFGIMLGPPVVGWFYDWMQSYDLAFYFSGGCALLGGFTLMFSALPCLEKHKKENPRPEIKYTSNCDKVASVA; encoded by the exons ATGACTCCCCAGGGCTCTGAGAAAGTCCTCGACGGAGGCTGGGCCTGGGTGATTGTGGTGGTGTCCTTCCTGGGACAGTTTCTGGCCTATGGTTCCCCCCAGTCGGTCGGGGTGCTTTACCCAGCATGGCTGGATGCTTTCCAAGAAGGAAAAGGCATGACAGCATGGGTCGGGTCTCTCGTATCTGGGGTTGGATTGATTGCCA GTCCCATCTGCAGTGCCTGTGTGGTGAATTTTGGAGCCAGGCCTGTGACCATCTTCAGCGGGGTCATGGTGGCGGGGGGGCTAATGCTCAGTGCCTTTGCACCTAATGTCCAATTTCTGTTCTTCTCTTATGGAATAGTTGTTG GGATCGGCTGTGGGTTGGTTTACGCTGCCACTGTCACAATCACATGCCAGTACTTTGAGAAGAGACGAGGCCTGGCCCTGGGAATAGTAACAACAG GTACAAGTGTTGGAGGTTTCTTATACGCGACTGTTCAGAACGAGCTGATAGAATTGTATGGACTTGAGGGATGTCTGTTGATCGTTGGAGCATTGTCCCTCAACCTAATGGCCTGTGCTGGTCCCATGAGGCCTCTGCAGCTGCCAGGTTATTACCTCAAGCAGAAAGCAGCCTTTGAACGGACAGAGGAGCCACTATCCATTAAGCCAGAGAAGCTTCCAGTTTCAGAAGAACCTCTGAAGAAGTCTCTCACTAGTGTAGAGAAAGGCTTGACCGTCAACGACATGCTGATCAATGGTGACACTAAAGATCCACTGGCCTACGAGAGAAGCTTCCTCGGTGGCTCCGCTCTCGTCAAGATAATCAAGAAGAAGCAGCAGGCGTACGCCAAGTACATCCACACCACAGCCGAGCTAATGCACGACCGGGTGTTTGTGAGCCTTTGCATCGGCCTTTTCCTTTTCAGTCTTGGGGCGTTCCCCCCCGTGATCTACATGGAGGACGTGGCCAGGAGCTTGGGACTTATCGAGGGGATCATACCACTTGTTTCAATCGTAGCAATAATGACTGGGGTCGGCAAGCTCGTGCTCGGCATTATGGCTGACCTGCGGTGGATTAACAGCTTGCACCTGTACACTTTTACAGTCTTTGGCACGGGGTTGGTTCTTCTTGTGATTCCTGTGGCCAAGAATTACGTGGCACTGGCCATCCTCTCGGGATGCGTAGGATTCTTTTCTGGGAACTGGTCCATTACACCTTACGTCACCACCAAAATTGTAGGGATAGAATTACTTACCCAAGCTTATGGCGTTTTGATGTTCTTTGGTGGTTTTGGAATCATGCTTGGACCTCCAGTTGTAG GCTGGTTCTATGACTGGATGCAGTCTTATGATCTGGCATTTTACTTTAGTGGCGGCTGTGCACTGCTAGGAGGATTCACTTTGATGTTCTCCGCACTGCCTTGCCTGGAGAAGCACAAGAAGGAAAACCCCAGACCTGAAATTAAATACACCAGCAACTGTGATAAGGTTGCCTCAGTTGCTTAG